A stretch of DNA from Methylomicrobium lacus LW14:
CAAGAGGCGGCTTTTTCGCGTATCGAGTCGGCATCGAAACCGGCGACCTTTTGGCCGATCAAGCGGGCGACGACCGCCGACTTGATCAGGCCTTGCGCGTCGATGACCCAATCGTAGTGGCACTCCGCAAACGCGCGGATTTTTCTGAGCTCCGCGAAGAAGCGCGACTTGTCGGTCTTCAGCGCTTTCAAATTGACGGTCAATATCTGGTTCAGGTCGGGATTGTGCGCCAGCACGCCCGCAAAGCGTTCCTCGACAATCCAGTCGATCCGGCTCTCGGGAAACTGTGCCTTGATGAATTGCAGCGCCACCATCGCATGCACGATGTCGCCCAACGCCGAAAGTTTGACGATCGCGATCCGCACGCTGAATTACCCGGCCAGCAACGCTAAAATACGCTCAGGACCGATGCCGCTCAGGCAGCGCGCATGCTCCGGATGGCCTTCCGGATACAAAGGGCAGACGCGCTTGAAGCAGGGCGCGCAGTCCAGCTGCAATGATATGACTCGGGCCTTGGCATGCAGGGGCGGCGTAAAGCCCGGATCGGACGAGCCGTAGACCGCGATCAGCGGCTTATCGAGCGCGGCCGCCAGATGCATCAGGCCGGAGTCGTTGCTGACCACCGCGGTGGCCAGCGACAACAGATCGAGCGCCTGATCCAGTTGCGTGCGGCCGGCAAAATCAACGCATAATCCGCCGGTCTTTTGATTGATTTCCCCGGTTACCGCCCTGTCCTTCTCCGAGCCGAACAACCAGACCTGCCAGCCTTCGGCGATCTTCTTACGCGCCAGTTCGGCGAAATGGCCGCTCGGCCAGCGTTTGGCAGGGCCGTATTCGGCGCCGGGACACAAGGCCAGGATGTTGCCGCCGGTTTGGATTTGAAAAGCTTCGGAGACCGCCGCCTGCCGTTCAGGGTCAATCGGAATGGAGGGGATCGGATAGGCGGGAGGCTGCGCCGCGTTTTTCGGCAACGCCAGGGCGAC
This window harbors:
- the waaF gene encoding lipopolysaccharide heptosyltransferase II — protein: MVMAQSLFIALKAGDPACQIDVLAPAWTFPLLDRMPEVTRSITMPLTHGQFGLTDRIRLGRQLRSEAYTRAIVLPNSWKSALVPFFANIPVRTGYIGECRWGLLNDARRLDKQKLTMTVQRFVALALPKNAAQPPAYPIPSIPIDPERQAAVSEAFQIQTGGNILALCPGAEYGPAKRWPSGHFAELARKKIAEGWQVWLFGSEKDRAVTGEINQKTGGLCVDFAGRTQLDQALDLLSLATAVVSNDSGLMHLAAALDKPLIAVYGSSDPGFTPPLHAKARVISLQLDCAPCFKRVCPLYPEGHPEHARCLSGIGPERILALLAG